A portion of the Magnolia sinica isolate HGM2019 chromosome 17, MsV1, whole genome shotgun sequence genome contains these proteins:
- the LOC131230812 gene encoding uncharacterized protein LOC131230812 — MKIMEEEREKEKEIRVLNGRSHDADDVVDGVEDDDDDDDDGYDEIIEAEDDDDDDDGEDDDDDGEDDDDVEEVPHSGGGPRVQNVDGEDDDGDDDEDDEDDDDEGDDDDDDDDDDDDDEEGVEGEEDMGTEYLVQPVGRAEDEEDASDFEPGEENGVDEEFDDDDDEDDGNARKDDASVKRKRSSRDDDSDDDDGGEDDVRPSKR, encoded by the exons atgaaGATCATGGAagaggagagggagaaggagaaggaaattagggttttgaatGGCAGAAGCCATGATGCTGATGATGTCGTCGATGGTGTAGaagacgacgacgacgacgacgatgatggGTATGATGAGATCATTGAAgcggaagatgatgatgatgatgacgatggtgaggatgatgacgatgacggtgaggatgatgatgatgttgaagaGGTTCCGCACTCGGGTGGTGGTCCTCGAGTCCAGAacgtggatggtgaggatgatgacggtgatgatgatgaggacgaTGAGGACGATGATGATGAGGgtgacgacgacgacgatgacgacgacgacgacgacgatgatgagGAAGGTGTCGAAGGAGAGGAG GACATGGGAACTGAGTACCTCGTACAACCAGTGGGTCGTGCTGAAGATGAGGAAGATGCGAGCGATTTTGAACCAGGTGAAGAGAATGGCGTGGATGAAGAatttgatgacgatgatgatgaggatgatggtaATGCTCGGAAGGATGATGCCTCTGTGAAACGGAAGCGGTCAAGTAGAGATGATGATAGCGATGATGATGACGGTGGTGAGGATGATGTGAGGCCATCGAAGCGATAG